The following coding sequences are from one Rhinoraja longicauda isolate Sanriku21f chromosome 35, sRhiLon1.1, whole genome shotgun sequence window:
- the LOC144609925 gene encoding uncharacterized protein LOC144609925: MAAAHTLQARLTLAAFICLLLPGAYLVEEADNCQDVFGTDGYLNLTNSLELFNNCSHQAGQRLKAGELSQLYKLLQNAADSLRSLRVKACQHVNPKNCSFPIIPENGGLICLTQNKTRYCKPMCNKGYDFQFLRRSRPYERCGETTGYKWTTQYFGRNRLAHCEESAAAVSAEPSHYFPKRCQDVVYDHSEETLLISAFQKEVKRDLHGKVNNRTMCLLCGDASFPISYSKLP; encoded by the exons ATGGCCGCTGCTCACACACTACAGGCCCGGCTCACTCTGGCCgccttcatctgccttctcctCCCAG GTGCATATTTAGTGGAGGAGGCTGACAATTGCCAGGATGTATTTGGCACTGATGGCTACTTGAACTTGACCAACAGTCTGGAG TTATTCAACAACTGTTCCCACCAGGCCGGGCAGCGGCTGAAGGCGGGGGAGCTGAGCCAACTCTACAAGTTGCTGCAGAACGCTGCGGACAGCCTGCGCTCCCTCCGTGTGAAAG CTTGTCAGCATGTCAACCCCAAGAACTGCAGCTTCCCCATCATCCCGGAGAACGGAGGTTTGATCTGTCTGACGCAGAACAAGACACGGTACTGCAAGCCCATGTGCAACAAG GGTTATGACTTCCAGTTCCTCAGGAGATCTCGGCCATACGAGCGATGTGGAGAAACGACCGGGTACAAGTGGACCACGCAGTACTTTGGACGGAACCGTCTGGCCCACTGTGAAG AAAGTGCAGCCGCAGTCAGCGCTGAACCTTCTCACTACTTTCCCAAGCGCTGCCAAGATGTAGTGTACGATCACAGTGAAGAGACCCTCTTGATCTCAGCCTTCCAGAAAGAAGTCAAGCGAGACCTTCATGGAAAAGTCAACAACAGAACCATGTGCCTTTTGTGTGGTGATGCATCATTCCCAATCAGCTACTCCAAGTTGCCCTAG